From a region of the Castor canadensis chromosome 7, mCasCan1.hap1v2, whole genome shotgun sequence genome:
- the Tfam gene encoding transcription factor A, mitochondrial isoform X2: protein MALLRGMWGALRALGRSGAELCAGCGSRLRSPFSFLYVPKWFSSTLSSYPKKPMTSYLRFSKEQLPIFKAQNPDAKNSELIRKIAALWRELPDSEKKELTILGKPKRPRSAYNIFVSESFQEAKDNSSQAKLKSVNQSWKNLSDSEKQVYVQLAEDDKIRYNTEMKTWEEHMIEVGRSDLVRGKGKHQTKDGTEMMFKIED from the exons ATGGCGCTGCTCCGGGGCATGTGGGGTGCGCTGAGGGCCCTGGGAAGGTCTGGAGCCGAGCTGTGCGCGGGTTGTGGAAGCCGACTGCGCTCACCGTTCAG ttTTCTGTATGTTCCCAAGTGGTTTTCATCCACCTTGAGTAGCTATCCGAAGAAACCTATGACTTCATACCTTCGATTTTCTAAAGAACAGCTACCCATATTTAAAGCTCAGAACCCAG ATGCAAAAAATTCAGAACTAATTAGAAAAATTGCGGCGCTATGGAGGGAACTTCCTGATTCAGAGAAAAAA GAATTAACAATCCTTGGAAAACCAAAAAGACCTCGGTCAGCTTATAACATTTTTGTATCTGAAAGCTTCCAAGAAGCCAAAGATAACTCATCACAG GCAAAGCTGAAGTCTGTAAATCAATCCTGGAAAAATTTGTCTGATTCTGAAAAGCAA GTGTATGTTCAGCTTGCTGAAGATGATAAAATTCGTTACAATACTGAAATGAAAACTTGGGAAGAACACATGATTGAAGTTGGGCGAAGTGACCTTGTACGTGGCAAAGGGAAGCACCAAACAAAAGATGGCACTGAAATGATGTTCAAAATAGAAGATTGA
- the Tfam gene encoding transcription factor A, mitochondrial isoform X1, translated as MALLRGMWGALRALGRSGAELCAGCGSRLRSPFSFLYVPKWFSSTLSSYPKKPMTSYLRFSKEQLPIFKAQNPDAKNSELIRKIAALWRELPDSEKKLYEDAYRADWQAYKEEINRIQEQLTPSQRLSLEKEMLQRRLKRKSLIKKRELTILGKPKRPRSAYNIFVSESFQEAKDNSSQAKLKSVNQSWKNLSDSEKQVYVQLAEDDKIRYNTEMKTWEEHMIEVGRSDLVRGKGKHQTKDGTEMMFKIED; from the exons ATGGCGCTGCTCCGGGGCATGTGGGGTGCGCTGAGGGCCCTGGGAAGGTCTGGAGCCGAGCTGTGCGCGGGTTGTGGAAGCCGACTGCGCTCACCGTTCAG ttTTCTGTATGTTCCCAAGTGGTTTTCATCCACCTTGAGTAGCTATCCGAAGAAACCTATGACTTCATACCTTCGATTTTCTAAAGAACAGCTACCCATATTTAAAGCTCAGAACCCAG ATGCAAAAAATTCAGAACTAATTAGAAAAATTGCGGCGCTATGGAGGGAACTTCCTGATTCAGAGAAAAAA ttgTATGAAGATGCTTATAGGGCAGACTGGCAGGCATACAAAGAAGAGATAAACAGAATTCAAGAGCAGCTTACTCCAAGTCAGAGACTATCTTTGGAAAAAGAAATGCTGCAAAGACGTTtaaaaaggaaatcattaatAAAAAAGAGA GAATTAACAATCCTTGGAAAACCAAAAAGACCTCGGTCAGCTTATAACATTTTTGTATCTGAAAGCTTCCAAGAAGCCAAAGATAACTCATCACAG GCAAAGCTGAAGTCTGTAAATCAATCCTGGAAAAATTTGTCTGATTCTGAAAAGCAA GTGTATGTTCAGCTTGCTGAAGATGATAAAATTCGTTACAATACTGAAATGAAAACTTGGGAAGAACACATGATTGAAGTTGGGCGAAGTGACCTTGTACGTGGCAAAGGGAAGCACCAAACAAAAGATGGCACTGAAATGATGTTCAAAATAGAAGATTGA